The following are encoded together in the Anabrus simplex isolate iqAnaSimp1 chromosome 5, ASM4041472v1, whole genome shotgun sequence genome:
- the LOC136874697 gene encoding uncharacterized protein isoform X2: MSKLSGYKSSLIKKWLQEFPHFTSDGKIIFCVACSKESAISEYHNCYQKGLVILEATLRAINGNSLPEFFSALCRISRSVEAKCTDVFLINIRPCLKGIDIDALQLYKDTSLAIHRYLCSNRGRYIADFYSTMSVNATECAREKWQCIRSHLQGAYRTGYGFLQLERFLLTPEGCRSRKEAVACLYRTVDFCDGDSAAGVIDGFFNSSMAVAMPCFSEESLQWANH, encoded by the exons ATGTCGAAACTGTCGGGTTACAAGTCGTCTTTAATCAAAAAGTGGTTAcaagagtttccccatttcacgtcggatggtaaaattatattctgtgtcgcttgcagcaaagag AGTGCAATAAGTGAGTATCACAACTGCTACCAGAAAGGGTTGGTAATACTCGAAGCAACTCTGAGAGCGATCAATGGAAATTCACTTCCAGAATTCTTCTCAGCCTTGTGCAG GATATCCAGATCTGTTGAAGCGAAATGTACGGATGTGTTCTTGATCAATATCCGGCCATGTCTTAAAGGAATTGACATAGACGCCCTACAACTCTACAAGGATACCTCGTTGGCCATTCATAGATACCTCTGCTCCAACCGAGGCCGCTACATTGCAG atttttACAGTACGATGTCAGTGAACGCGACGGAGTGTGCTCGAGAGAAGTGGCAGTGTATAAGGTCTCACCTACAAGGTGCATACCGCACAGGCTATGGCTTCCTTCAGCTTGAAAGATTCCTGCTCACTCCTGAGGGTTGCAG ATCACGGAAAGAAGCTGTGGCATGTCTATACAGGACCGTTGACTTCTGCGATGGTGATTCAGCAGCCGGCGTCATAGATGGTTTCTTCAACTCCTCTATGGCAGTGGCAATGCCTTGTTTCTCAGAAGAGAGCTTGCAATGGGCAAACCACTGA